A segment of the bacterium genome:
TCCTGCCCTTGGATCCCTTCAAGAAAGTGTGGTGGACCCGGCTTGGGAAATGTCGAAGTACGGAAGCCGCCGAATGACCCAAGGGACCCGGAAGGCCCCTGGGGTGCATTTTAAATGATTTTCGGCCAGGAACAAATCGGGTGGGACGCAAGAATTGGGAAAAGGGGCGACCCGTCCCTAGCGGCGGGGGGTCGGAGAGGCAACGGCGACCGGTTTGGGAGCCTTGGCATCCCCATCCAGTCGGAGGTTGTCCAGGTAGACCACCAAAGGTTGGGCGGCACCGGACAGATCCAGTCCGAAATGGAAGGACCGGATATTGGAGAGGTCGATCCGGGAGGCCGCCGTCTCACCCAGGGGCAGGACCAAGTTGTTGACCTTCCGGGGCAAAAGGGACCCCGAAGCCGTATAGACGTAGCCCCGTGAGTCGGCGATCTGGATGAACCAGGAGACCGGCTGATCCTGGGGATCGAAGACGTCCAGTTTCAAGTTGGCGTAATCCTGCCATTCATAGACCCCCAACTGGGTCGGGGAACGGTTCTCAAGGACCATCTCGGGCCGCCAGGCGATGGGGGGGGTCGGGACAGGGGAAGCCGGAGGAGCGACCGCCAAGGCGACCTGCTTCTTGCCGCCCGTGGGGGTCTGGGTCGGGGTGGCCGTGGGAAGGGGGGTCGGGGTGTCTCCCATGGAGGCGTCGGAGGTCAGGGCCGGGTTGGGGGTCGGGGTCGAGTAGAACTGGTTGAAGAGAAGGAAGGTCGCCTTGGCGGCGTATTTGCCGTGGGTCTTGTTCTCGGTCGAGGGTTCGATCTGGACATAACCACCGGTGGTCCAGTCATAGTCCCATTGCGGCCGCTCGAAGTCGTTGATCATCTGGCTCTTGGCTTCCACGTGCCTTTTGCCTAAACCGCGGGTGAGCCCGAGCCCGGCGGCGATCAAATAAAGGACGCCCAGGGCGGCCAGGATGATCAGGAGATTGATGAGGGGTCGACGCATGTCCCATCCCATGGAAGTTTGGCCAGCAAAAGCCGAGGCATTGTAGCAACCGGGTTACGGGCCTGCAACGCAGAAGGCCCGCTTAAAAGACCTGATTTGACCGCGAAGAAGCGAAGACGGGAATTTTACCGGGCATTCAGGATCCGGCTCCGCCCTCATGATCCTTTCGCCGCTTCGCACCCTCGCGGTGAAACGACTTTTGGGGTTTAAGGTTTAAAACCACTTTTTCTTGGAACCACAGGATTGCCGCACCACCAACTGGGTCGGCACCAGCACCTGTTTGGGTTTCCACTGGCTCCCGGCGTGGATCTTGTCCAAGAGCATCCGGGTCGCCTCCACGCTGATGGTCCGGTAATCCTGGCGCACGGTGGTCAGGGAATAGGGCGGGGTGAAAGCCTCGGTGATGTCGTCGAACCCCACCAGGGCGATGTCTCCACCCACGGTGAGCCCCGCTTCCTCGGCCACATCCCAGGCACCGAGGGCCATCAGGTCGTTGGAGGCGAAGACCGCCGTGGGCTTGTCCGGCAAGGCCAACAGTTTCTTCATCGCTTCCTCGCCGGAGGGGCGCATGAAATCCCCCTCGACGATATAACCTTCCGGGATGGAAAGACCTTTCCCCTCCATGGCCATCCGAAATCCCCTCAAGCGGTCATTGGCGTTGCGGGAGGTCTTGGGTTGGCCTGAAATGAAGGCGATCTTCTTGTGGCCCAGCTTCACCAAGTGGTCCACCACCGTCACCGCGGCCTGCACGTTGTCGCTGTCCACGAAATCCATTTCCTGGCTCTCGGTTCGGTAGCCGATGAGGACCACCGGGATCTTCTGGTCCATCATCTGCAACACGTCGGTCTCTTCCAGGTAGGGGGAGACCATGATCACCCCGTCCACGGCGTTGTGATAGACCCGGCGATAGACCTCCTGCGGGTCGAAGATGCCCGCGATGGTGTTGATGAGGAGTCCGTACTGGTTCTCCTGCACCACCTCGTTGATGCCGTTCAGGAGCCCCACATACCAGGCGCTCTGCAGGTTGAACTGATAGCCGGACCAGGAGAAGACCACCTCGATGAGGTTGGTCTGGCGGGCCACCAGGCCCCGGGCGATGGGGTTGGGCTTGAACTTGAGCTCCGCGATGGCCTGGAGCACCTTTTGGCGGGTATCCTCGAGCACATTGGGATTGTTGTTGAGCACCCGGGAAACGGTCGAGATGGAGACACCGGCCTTGTGGGCCACGTCATAGATGGTGACGGACATGGTTTTTGCCTTTCGCTTTCAAACGCTTTCATGACAAAAGACTTCTCTCCGCCCGGGGTTTTCCATGGAATTCAGGACGGAATGTCCTAGGGGCGGACTACGACCGCATTATAGCCGAATCCCTTTTACGGCCGCCCTCTATTTCCCGCGTCCCCGCCGGTTGTTACAATCCCCGGGCCTCAAGGAGAAAACTTTAATGTCCTCTTATTTAACCATCGCCGTTCGGGCCGCCAAGAAAGCGGGCGCCGTTCAAAAGGCCCACTACGGCCGGGTCCGGAACATCCAGTACAAATCCAAGAACAAATTGAACCTGGTCACCGAAGTGGACCAGCGTTGCGAGAAGATCGTCCTTTCCATGCTCAAGGCATCCTTCCCCACCCACAATCTTTGGGGAGAGGAAAGCGGGCAGGGTTCGACCTCTTCCGAATATACCTGGCTGGTGGACCCCCTCGACGGGACCACCAATTACGCCCACAGCTATCCCTTCTTTTGCGTCTCCATCGCCTTGGTGAAGGACAACGAGCCCGTGGTGGGGGTCATTTATGACGCCCTACGGAACGAGCTCTTTACCGCTGAAAAAGGCAAGGGCTCCTTTTTGAATGGAAAGCGGCTCAAGGTCAGCCCGACCAAGAGCCTTTCGGAAAGCCTGCTGAGCACGGGCTTCGCCTATGCCGTGCGTGAGACCCATTACAACCTGGACAACTTCCGCCGCTTCGTGCTGACCGCCCAGGGCGTCCGCCGGGACGGATCGGCCGCCATGAACCTGGCCTATGTGGCCGCCGGGCGTTTCGACGGTTTCTGGGAAAGGGGCATCCAGGCCTGGGATATGGCCGCCGGGGTCCTGATGGTGCGGGAGGCGGGCGGCCGGGTGACCGACATCAACGGCAAGCCCTTCGACCTATTGGCGCAGAACGCCCTGGCCAGCAACGGCAAAACCCATCAAGCCATCTTCAAGACCTTGTGGAAGGGTAAGGACGAGAAGAACTGGATGAAGAAGTGGGCCCATCGGGCTAGGCCCCAATAAGCGTTTCCGATCACCCGAAGTTCATTCCTTATTTAACGACACCGACCCCGGACCTTTTCTTTACCACCTATCATGCACGCCCGCCGCAAACAGGACAAATGAACTTCCTTTTCTTGTGAGCCGAATGGACCTGTTCCCGCATTTTGACCCCACATTTTCCACAGAACACAACGCCTCTCCGATGTAGGGCTTTCGACCGCACACCGAAAAATAGGATTTGTCATATGGGAGGGCGTGCTGGTTACTGGATCGCCTTAAGGATCCCGATCAAAGATCCTTGAAAGACCGGCGCGTAGGAAGTGAATGTGTCCTTGTCCACCCGGAAACTCACCTGATAAAGGTTGTTCCCGTGGATGAACATGTAAGTTGTTTCAATGATGGGGATCTTTCGCTTGGTCGAAATGAATTCCATGACCAGCCTTTCAACGAATTTCCCGAAGGTTACAAAACCTCTTCTCTCAACAAGGGTTGTGTCTTGACCCATGGCTTGTTTGACGTAACATTCCCCACGCCCCTCCAGGAACCCCTTTTCGGTGGGATCGGATAATTGCCCGAAATGGATTTCTTGGACATACATGACCGCTGATTTCTGGGCTTTATAGGCTTTGGGATCATAGGCCACCAGCTTGAACGTGGGTTCTTGGGCAAGATCTGTTGCCAGATCAAGAACGGATTTGGGCACGGAAGGGTCGTTGGTCGGGATGCTTTCCAAGGAGACTTTTACCCATCCTGGAGGTGTGAGTATTTGGATGGATGTAGCGGCAAACCCAAAAGACGGTCCGGCAACAAAGATCACGGTTAGGACGGCGAGGACCGCACAAATACGATACCGAATCCCCACATTACCCTCCGACGGCCAAGATTTTCCCGCAAAAACCAATTCGACAGATTAACATTATCATTTTTAAAGGTTTTGACCTGTTCTTGTTTAAAAAAACCTCGGGTTGAACCAGGCCATCTTCAACCCAAAGTAACTGGCGATCCAATCTTCGCACCCAGCTTTTGCGCAGCGCTCCCCCCATTCACCGACACCTCCAGGTTCCCGGACGACCCCACCAAGACGGCCACCGTTCCCTTCTTGATCTGCGAATAATGGGTCGCCACATGGAGCACCACCGTCTTGCCGATCTTCATGCGGAAAGGCTTGGGGATATGTTTGGCTTCCAGGTTCGTGATGAGATTCCCGAAGCGGTCGATCCAAAGCACTTCCCCGGTCCAGCCCGCCTTGGTCCTGAAGGGTTTCGGTAGTTCCCGCCAGACCCAATGGTTGATGCGGTTCCCCAGTTTCAACAAGGGCACCCCCTTGGCCAGATGGGCGGCGGCGGGAGCGAAGATGTCCCGCCCGTGGAAGGTCGTGCTGGGGTTCGGAAGTTGGAATTTCTTATCGGTGAGTTCCACCACCTGTTCGATGCCCCAGTCTTTCAAGGCCGCCGAGAAAAGCCCATTGTCCGGGCCCACAAAAAAATGGCCCTGGGATTTGAGAACCACGCATTTGCGGGCGCTCCCCACCCCCGGGTCCACCACGCAGAGATGGATGGTCCCGGGGGGGAAATAGCCGATGGAGGTCTTGAGCAAATAGGCCCCCGCCATGACCGCCTGGGGCGGAACCTCGTGGGTCAGGTCCACCAGCCGGGCCTGGGGGCAGATGGAAAGAATGACGCCCTTCATAACACCGACAAAGGGGTCCCGGGAGCCGAAATCGGTGAGAAGGGTCATGATCGGCGTTTTCAACTCGATCCTCCGGTTGAATTTTGAATTCTTAATTTTTGGTTCTTAATTAAAAACTAAGAATTGAAAATTTAAAATTGCCGTTAAGAGGTCCAACCCATCAGGAACTCCTCGATGAGGGCCGGCAGGTCATCGTGATAACCGCCTTCCAAGAGCGCGAAGGTGGGGGTTCCGATGTCCTTCAGGGCTTTCCCGATCCCCCGGTAATCCTTCTTCGTGAGCCCGAACTGGGTGAGCGGGTCCTTCTCATAAGTATCGAATCCCATGGAGATACCCAACAGGTCCGGCTTGAATTCCGCGACCCGCTTGAGCGCGCTGTCCAAGGACTGGAAATAGTCCCGCTCCGTGGTCCCGGGCGGCAAGGGGTAATTGGCGCAGTTCCCCCGGGACTGGCGGCCCGTACCCGGATAGGCCGGGAACTGGTGGAGCGAGACATAAAGGAAAGGATCCCGGCCAAAACAGAAATCCTCGGTGCCGTTCCCGTGGTGGCAGTCCAGGTCCAGCACCGCCACGCGCCCGGCCCTTTTGTTCTTCACCTGGTCCTCGATCGCCACCGACATGGAATTGAGATAGCAGAATCCCATGCCGCTGTCCGGGGTCGCGTGATGCCCGGGCGGGCGCATGAGGGAAAAGACCTTTGGGCCTTCCAGGGCTTCTTCGGCGGCTTGCACCGCCGCTCCCGCCGCCAGAAGGCTGCTTTCCCACACCCCGGGAGCGCCCGGTGTGTCCGGATCGAAATAACCTTCCTTCTCGACCTGTTCGATCATGGCCTTGTGATGGACCGCGTGCAGCTGTTCCAGTTGGACGGGTTTAGGTTCTTCGAATAATTGTCTGGGCAGGATACTTTTGAGGTGTTCCAAGGACCTCAGGACCCTTAAAGGATGTTCGGGGTGGCCGGGGATGTCGTACTTCCCCACCTTTGTCGTGGAGAGGATTTTGAGGGGACCGGGAGAAGGTGTCATGCAGCCTCGCTCTCAAGCCAGGAGTGGAACGATGCCTTTGTTCATTTGCCACCGTTGCGTTGCCGGATCTTCTCGGCCAGGAGGAACTTGTCCAGCCGCACCACATCCTGCCGGTTGAGGGCCAGGATCTTGATGCCCGCCCGGTGGGTCGTGCCCGAGGAGGGGGACCCCTCGGTATGGACCCGGACGATCTCGGCCAGGAGGGTCAAGGGCGCCGGATAGCCCGGCAGGTAAAGATGGATCTCCAGGGCCGAATCGGGAGGGAATTCGTCGGACCCGACCAACGACATGCCCCCCATGGAGATGTCCCGGGTCACGGCGTGGACGCTGGCGGATTTCTTGGCCAACTCCGGCAGGTGGTCGATGGAGGATTCCCGGTAGGCCGGGTCGGATAGGACCCGGACCAGCTCGCCCTTGGGGACCACCGTATAGGTCACCTTGACGGTGGCGTCGATGCGCTCGAACTGGCGTTTTTCCATCCAGCCTTGGTGGATCCCCATGGCGCTCCTATTTCTTCCAGTGGATGCAGGCCACCGGACAGGAATCCATGGCCGCCTGGATCCTCTCTTCGCTGTCGCCCTGGGGATTGAAGACCTCGGAGAGCCCGTCGGAGGTCATGCGGAAGACCTTGGGGGCCTCCACCACGCAGGCCTCGCAACCGGTGCATTCGTTCTGGTCCACGAAGGAGATGCGGTTCGTCCGCTTGGCGGTGGGCATGGCGTTCCCTAGAGCTGGACCCGGAAGCTGGTGGAAAAGGCCAGGTCGGTCCCGTTGGATTCGCCCACGATCGCCCAATGGAGACCCATGCCGAAATCGAGCCCCACCACGTACTTGGGCTCGAAAAGGTTGGGCTGGGCCGAATTGGCGGCGGATACGTTGATCGGCGTGGGACTGCCCGGAGAGACGGTCAGGGTCCCGGTGCCCGTCATGGTGGAAGTGATGGTCCCCGAATTGCGCTGGAAACCGATGGCCGCGAAGGGGTACGCGACCCCCAGGTCCTTGCCCACCTGCACTTGGGCGCCAAAGCTCTTGGTCTCCCAATGGAGGGCATAGGTGTTGTTGCCGGTGAAATTCACGTTGTAGTTCATGGACGTGTTGGAGTCGACATAATTGCCGGACTGGTTGATGGGGGTGCCGATGCTCAGGTTCCCCGCCATGTCGTCGAAACTGACGCCCACCGTCACGGTCGGCGCGGTCGCGCCTTCCACCAGCTTGTAACGCAGGTCCAGGCCCCATCCGAAGAAGTCCGCCGCGAACCCCAGTTCGGGAAGGTTGACCTGGGGCAGGTAGTTGAACTTCACCCCCAGGTCCAGCCCGTTCAATAGACCCACCTTGCCGGTCAGGACGGGAAAGGGCGCCGGGACCACCGCCGGAATGCTCAGGTTGGAGGAGAGATGGATCGCGTTGAGGCCGACCGAATTCAGGTCCGGAAGGCCCATCAGGTCCGCCCCGACCCCCACCCCCACCTCGGCCCGGGGGCCCGAGACCAGGTCAAAGACCTGGGTCGGCGTGTTCCAACCGAGCGAAGTGAAGAAACCCATGCTACCGGCGAAACGACCGTTGATGTAATTGGTCAGGGACTGGTAATCGGCTTGGGCGTCCGCGGTGAAGTCCGATTCAGGAGTGGCCCAGGAGGAAAGCGGACAGATCAGGAAGCCCGCGCCCAACAAGGACACCAGGAGGGATCGACGTGGGTTTTTCAAGGGAAGCCTTTCCAAAGGACCGGACCGGTCGGATACATGATGTTCTCTATAAATTACCCCAACCGCCTGGAAATTGGGATAGCTTGGGCGCATGAAATGGCCCGATGCCCCCCTGGTTTTAGGCGTTTTCCTCGAAAGGCTCCATCGTTTTGGGGCCCGGGTCAAGGTGCGGGGCCGCGTCGAATATTGCCACGTCACCAATTCGGGCCGCTTGCGGGAATTGTTGCGGCCCGGCGCCACCGTCGCCCTGGTGGATCACCGCTCCAAGGGCAAGGCCTTGGGCACGGGTCCTCCCCGGAAGACCCGCTACTCCATCCGCCTGGCCCGATACCGGGGCAAGTGGGTCTGCATCGAGGCCAACGTGGCGCCCAAGCTGGTCCGGGAGGCTTGGGAAAAAGGAAAGCTGGCGGGGCTGGGCGCCTACGGCCGGTTGCGAAGCGAGGTCCCGTTGGACCGCCATACCCGTTTCGACCTCCAAGCCCGTGATCCACGGACGGGCCGGGTCCTTTGGGTCGAGGTGAAGTGCGTCACCCTGGTGGACCAGGAAGGCCGGGGCTTCTTTCCCGACGCCCCGTCCGAACGCGCCTCCAAACACCTGCGAGAACTGATGGCCCTTCGCCGCAAGCCCCGCACCGGGTCCCTGGTCTTTTTTGTCCTTCAAAATCCTTTGGGACTTTCGGTAAGTCCCAAGGAGGACACGGACCCGGTCTTTGCCCACACTTTGCGAAAAACGAAAAGAGCGGGCGTGGAGATCCGCGTCTTGAGGACAAGGATCGGCCTGAAAGGCGCCGAAGTCACCGGACCGGGGGAACTAAGGTTGGGTCGAAAGGGTCTTTAGATCAGCCAGGTGTCGCGGTCGGCGGGACCGGTTTGAAAGGAAGAGGATTTATCGGAAGAGGGCCCCGAGGCGGCCAGCGCCATCCCGGTCTTTTCGATGACGAAAGCGTTACGGACGTTCTGGTCCAGCAGGTAACAATCCGGGCAATCCTGGATATGCTCGGTCACCCAAGCGGTCTGCTGAGGGGAAAGCTTCCCTTGTATATAGACACTGTAGGCTTGGTGTACCTGGCGGCAATCCATAAAAGCCTCCATCCCTCGGGTTACGGCCTAGGATGGAACTTAACGGAACGATTCCAGGTTTCCAATCGGAAAAACGCCGGTTGCCGGTTCCGGGGCCTCGGTTCCCGGGAACCTTTTCCGTTTCCCATTACAAAAACGATTAAATCGATAGGATCCAAAATAAAAAAAGGGCGGCTAATGCCGCCCCTTTAAAAGCATGAACGTTAAACTTCAGTTCATTCGAAACCGTAGAACGAATAAGGGATCCCCTTGGAATCCTTGACCGTGCTGTTCACATACACGTTGCCCAAGCCGCTGTCGTACATCCAGCCGGTCGAACTTCCGGTCGGGACCTTGCTTTGGGCCGTCATCGCGACTCCCGCGCCCGAAGGGTTGACCGCGTTGGCCACGAAAGCGCCTGTCACCTTGACCGGCGAGATATTGTCCAGATAGCGGCTGAAGGCATAGGTGCTGAAGGAATTCAGTGTGGTGGGCCAGATCCCCTGCTGGTCGCCGTAATAGATCGAAGCCGCCGACTTCAAGGACCCCAGGTTCCCTTTCGTGGAACCTTCTCGGGACTTCTCCAACATCTGGGCGAAGCGCGGGATCGCGATGGCCGCCAGGATCCCGATGATCGCCACCACGATCATCAACTCGATCAACGTGAACCCCTTTTTGGATAGACGAATCATGTCAACCTCCTTGGAACTTTTGAAGAATGGCCTCGGAGCCTTTGACCCAAGGCAAAGAGGCCGGGATCGACAAATCCCGGCCTCTTTGCGGACTATAGCCCCAATGCGTTCTTATTCAAACCCGTAAAATGAATAAGGGATGCCTTTCGAGTCCTTGACCGTGCTGTTCACATACACGTTGCCCAAACCGCTGTCGTACATCCAACCGGTCGAGCTTCCCGTCGGGACCTGGCTTTGACCCGTCAAGGCCACCTTGTCCCCAGCGGGGCTGACCGCATTGGCCACGAAGGCGCCGGTCACCTTGACCGGGGAAACGTTATCCAAATATCGGCTGAAGGCGTAGGTGCTGAAGGCGTTCAGGGTCGTCGGCCAGATCCCCTGCTGGTCCCCGTAATAGATGGAGGCCGCCGACTTCAAGGATCCCAGGTTCCCCTTCGTCGAACCTTCCCGGGACTTCTCCAACA
Coding sequences within it:
- a CDS encoding LacI family DNA-binding transcriptional regulator; the encoded protein is MSVTIYDVAHKAGVSISTVSRVLNNNPNVLEDTRQKVLQAIAELKFKPNPIARGLVARQTNLIEVVFSWSGYQFNLQSAWYVGLLNGINEVVQENQYGLLINTIAGIFDPQEVYRRVYHNAVDGVIMVSPYLEETDVLQMMDQKIPVVLIGYRTESQEMDFVDSDNVQAAVTVVDHLVKLGHKKIAFISGQPKTSRNANDRLRGFRMAMEGKGLSIPEGYIVEGDFMRPSGEEAMKKLLALPDKPTAVFASNDLMALGAWDVAEEAGLTVGGDIALVGFDDITEAFTPPYSLTTVRQDYRTISVEATRMLLDKIHAGSQWKPKQVLVPTQLVVRQSCGSKKKWF
- a CDS encoding inositol monophosphatase family protein, whose product is MSSYLTIAVRAAKKAGAVQKAHYGRVRNIQYKSKNKLNLVTEVDQRCEKIVLSMLKASFPTHNLWGEESGQGSTSSEYTWLVDPLDGTTNYAHSYPFFCVSIALVKDNEPVVGVIYDALRNELFTAEKGKGSFLNGKRLKVSPTKSLSESLLSTGFAYAVRETHYNLDNFRRFVLTAQGVRRDGSAAMNLAYVAAGRFDGFWERGIQAWDMAAGVLMVREAGGRVTDINGKPFDLLAQNALASNGKTHQAIFKTLWKGKDEKNWMKKWAHRARPQ
- a CDS encoding DUF6588 family protein, with the protein product MKNPRRSLLVSLLGAGFLICPLSSWATPESDFTADAQADYQSLTNYINGRFAGSMGFFTSLGWNTPTQVFDLVSGPRAEVGVGVGADLMGLPDLNSVGLNAIHLSSNLSIPAVVPAPFPVLTGKVGLLNGLDLGVKFNYLPQVNLPELGFAADFFGWGLDLRYKLVEGATAPTVTVGVSFDDMAGNLSIGTPINQSGNYVDSNTSMNYNVNFTGNNTYALHWETKSFGAQVQVGKDLGVAYPFAAIGFQRNSGTITSTMTGTGTLTVSPGSPTPINVSAANSAQPNLFEPKYVVGLDFGMGLHWAIVGESNGTDLAFSTSFRVQL
- a CDS encoding ferredoxin; translation: MPTAKRTNRISFVDQNECTGCEACVVEAPKVFRMTSDGLSEVFNPQGDSEERIQAAMDSCPVACIHWKK
- a CDS encoding type II secretion system protein; the encoded protein is MKTLKSRGFTLIELMIVVAIIGILAAIAIPRFAQMLEKSREGSTKGNLGSLKSAASIYYGDQQGIWPTTLNAFSTYAFSRYLDNVSPVKVTGAFVANAVSPAGDKVALTGQSQVPTGSSTGWMYDSGLGNVYVNSTVKDSKGIPYSFYGFE
- a CDS encoding histone deacetylase, with translation MTPSPGPLKILSTTKVGKYDIPGHPEHPLRVLRSLEHLKSILPRQLFEEPKPVQLEQLHAVHHKAMIEQVEKEGYFDPDTPGAPGVWESSLLAAGAAVQAAEEALEGPKVFSLMRPPGHHATPDSGMGFCYLNSMSVAIEDQVKNKRAGRVAVLDLDCHHGNGTEDFCFGRDPFLYVSLHQFPAYPGTGRQSRGNCANYPLPPGTTERDYFQSLDSALKRVAEFKPDLLGISMGFDTYEKDPLTQFGLTKKDYRGIGKALKDIGTPTFALLEGGYHDDLPALIEEFLMGWTS
- a CDS encoding SAM-dependent chlorinase/fluorinase, whose product is MKTPIMTLLTDFGSRDPFVGVMKGVILSICPQARLVDLTHEVPPQAVMAGAYLLKTSIGYFPPGTIHLCVVDPGVGSARKCVVLKSQGHFFVGPDNGLFSAALKDWGIEQVVELTDKKFQLPNPSTTFHGRDIFAPAAAHLAKGVPLLKLGNRINHWVWRELPKPFRTKAGWTGEVLWIDRFGNLITNLEAKHIPKPFRMKIGKTVVLHVATHYSQIKKGTVAVLVGSSGNLEVSVNGGSAAQKLGAKIGSPVTLG
- a CDS encoding PilZ domain-containing protein, whose product is MGIHQGWMEKRQFERIDATVKVTYTVVPKGELVRVLSDPAYRESSIDHLPELAKKSASVHAVTRDISMGGMSLVGSDEFPPDSALEIHLYLPGYPAPLTLLAEIVRVHTEGSPSSGTTHRAGIKILALNRQDVVRLDKFLLAEKIRQRNGGK
- a CDS encoding zf-HC2 domain-containing protein, translated to MDCRQVHQAYSVYIQGKLSPQQTAWVTEHIQDCPDCYLLDQNVRNAFVIEKTGMALAASGPSSDKSSSFQTGPADRDTWLI
- a CDS encoding prepilin-type N-terminal cleavage/methylation domain-containing protein, giving the protein MIRLSKKGFTLIELMIVVAIIGILAAIAIPRFAQMLEKSREGSTKGNLGSLKSAASIYYGDQQGIWPTTLNSFSTYAFSRYLDNISPVKVTGAFVANAVNPSGAGVAMTAQSKVPTGSSTGWMYDSGLGNVYVNSTVKDSKGIPYSFYGFE
- the sfsA gene encoding DNA/RNA nuclease SfsA, whose product is MKWPDAPLVLGVFLERLHRFGARVKVRGRVEYCHVTNSGRLRELLRPGATVALVDHRSKGKALGTGPPRKTRYSIRLARYRGKWVCIEANVAPKLVREAWEKGKLAGLGAYGRLRSEVPLDRHTRFDLQARDPRTGRVLWVEVKCVTLVDQEGRGFFPDAPSERASKHLRELMALRRKPRTGSLVFFVLQNPLGLSVSPKEDTDPVFAHTLRKTKRAGVEIRVLRTRIGLKGAEVTGPGELRLGRKGL